In one window of Myxocyprinus asiaticus isolate MX2 ecotype Aquarium Trade chromosome 43, UBuf_Myxa_2, whole genome shotgun sequence DNA:
- the LOC127433701 gene encoding kinesin-like protein KIF2A isoform X1: protein MAAVFGKLQIGIYVEIKRSDGRVHQAMVTSLNEDNDSVTVEWIENGDTKGKEIDLESIFALNPDIAPDEEIAQSPETPPPPVSSSIKINKIPQNKNRRTVAPPKTEPPARDNRGTTRARPSQQIEALPAAPAPPPPIQNQTLQQNARRKSNCVKEVEKLQEKRERRRLQQQELREKRAQEVDATTPNYEILCMIRDFRASLDYRPLTTEDLIEDHRICVCVRTRPLNKKELTLKDLDVITIPSKDVVMVHEPKQKVDLTRYLENQTFRFDYAFDDTSTNEMVYRFTARPLVETIFERGMATCFAYGQTGSGKTHTMGGDFSGKNQDCSKGIYALAARDVFLMLKKPIYKKLDLQVYATFFEIYSGKVFDLLNRKAKLRVLEDGKQQVQVVGLQEREVKCTEDVLKLIEMGNSCRTSGQTSANAHSSRSHAVFQIILRRRGKMHGKFSLIDLAGNERGADTSSADRQTRLEGAEINKSLLALKECIRALGRNKPHTPFRASKLTQVLRDSFIGENSRTCMIATISPGMASCENTLNTLRYANRVKEFGISPSDIPFSQGGGGRSELSPTYEYDDFDTSPSRVKELTIDPSAVMECRSGGHSVNQLDVLEAQWGVGSSPQRDDLKLLCEQNEEEVSPQLFTFHEVVSHLVEMEEQVLEDHRAVFQESIRWLEDEKVLLEMTEEVDYDVESFATQLEQILDQKIDVLTELRDKVKSFRSALQEEEQASKQINPKRPRAL from the exons ATGGCAGCTGTGTTCGGCAAGCTCCAGATTGGCATTTATGTGGAGATCAAGCGCAGTGATG GCAGAGTACACCAGGCCATGGTGACATCACTGAATGAAGACAATGACAGTGTGACCGTGGAGTGGATTGAAAATGGAGACACAAAAGGGAAAGAG ATCGATTTGGAGAGCATCTTTGCACTGAATCCAGACATTGCGCCTGATGAGGAAATCGCACAAAGTCCAGAAACTCCTCCGCCCCCTGTGTCAAGTTCCATCAAAATCAACAAGATTCCCCAAAACAAG AATCGTCGAACAGTAGCTCCACCTAAAACTGAACCACCCGCAAGGGATAATCGAG GTACGACTCGAGCACGGCCGAGCCAACAGATTGAAGCACTTCCAGCTGCGCCTGCGCCACCTCCACCGATTCAAAACCAAACCCTACAGCAGAACG cTCGCAGGAAGTCCAACTGTGTGAAGGAGGTGGAGAaacttcaggagaaaagagagagaagacGATTGCAACAACAGGAGCTGAGAGAGAAGAGAGCACAG GAGGTCGATGCCACAACCCCTAATTATGAAATTCTGTGTATGATCCGAGACTTCAGAGCGAGTCTGGATTACAGGCCACTGACAACTGAGgatctg ATCGAGGACCACCggatatgtgtgtgcgtgcggaCACGCCCACTAAACAAGAAAG AGCTGACCTTGAAGGATCTTGACGTCATCACCATCCCCAGTAAAGACGTGGTGATGGTCCATGAACCCAAGCAGAAAGTGGATTTAACAAGATACCTGGAGAACCAGACGTTTCGTTTTGATTATGCTTTTGATGATACTTCGACAAATGAAATGGTTTACAG GTTTACCGCTCGACCGCTGGTTGAGACCATATTTGAGAGGGGAATGGCAACCTGTTTTGCTTACGGTCAAACGGGCAGTGGAAAAACTCAT ACAATGGGAGGAGATTTTTCAGGAAAGAATCAGGATTGCTCGAAAGGGATCTATGCACTTGCTG CACGGGATGTTTTCCTCATGTTAAAAAAACCTATCTACAAAAAGTTGGATCTTCAGGTTTATGCGACTTTCTTTGAAATTTACAGTGGGAAG GTGTTTGACCTTCTAAACAGGAAGGCGAAACTGCGTGTGTTGGAAGACGGTAAGCAGCAGGTTCAGGTTGTCGGGTTGCAAGAGAGAGAGGTCAAATGCACAGAGGATGTGCTCAAACTCATCGAGATGGGCAACAGCTGCAG AACATCTGGCCAGACCTCAGCTAACGCTCACTCGTCTCGCAGTCACGCCGTGTTTCAGATTATTCTCCGCAGGAGGGGCAAAATGCATGGCAAATTCTCTCTCATAGACCTGGCTGGAAATGAGCGAGGGGCGGACACGTCGAGTGCCGATCGGCAGACGCGACTCGAGGGGGCGGAAATCAACAAAAGTCTCCTGGCACTGAAG GAGTGCATTAGGGCTTTAGGTCGGAACAAACCACATACTCCGTTTAGAGCCAGTAAACTCACCCAGGTCTTACGAGATTCGTTCATCGGAGAGAACTCAAGAACATGTATG ATTGCAACAATCTCTCCTGGAATGGCGTCGTgtgaaaacacattaaacactTTGAGATACGCCAACAG AGTGAAGGAGTTTGGGATAAGCCCTTCAGACATTCCCTTCTCGCAGGGGGGCGGCGGTCGCTCTGAGCTCTCTCCTACCTATGAGTATGATGACTTTGATACCTCACCCAGCAG GGTGAAGGAGTTGACCATTGACCCCAGTGCAGTGATGGAGTGTCGGTCCGGAGGTCACTCTGTCAATCAGCTGGACGTGTTGGAGGCTCAATGGGGAGTCGGCAGCTCTCCTCAGAGAGATGACCTCAAGCTGCTCTGTGAACAAAAT GAAGAAGAAGTGTCTCCACAGCTCTTTACCTTCCATGAGGTTGTGTCTCATCTAGTGGAGATGGAGGAACAGGTTCTGGAGGACCATCGGGCTGTGTTTCAG GAGTCCATACGTTGGCTGGAGGATGAGAAGGTGCTTTTGGAGATGACAGAGGAAGTGGATTATGATGTGGAGTCTTTCGCCACTCAACTCGAGCAAATTTTGGATCAAAAGATCGATGTGTTGACGGAGCTCAGAG ATAAAGTAAAGTCTTTCCGCTCTGCTCTTCAAGAGGAGGAACAGGCCAGTAAGCAGATAAACCCAAAACGTCCTCGAGCTCTGTAG
- the LOC127433701 gene encoding kinesin-like protein KIF2A isoform X3 gives MAAVFGKLQIGIYVEIKRSDGRVHQAMVTSLNEDNDSVTVEWIENGDTKGKEIDLESIFALNPDIAPDEEIAQSPETPPPPVSSSIKINKIPQNKNRRTVAPPKTEPPARDNRGTTRARPSQQIEALPAAPAPPPPIQNQTLQQNARRKSNCVKEVEKLQEKRERRRLQQQELREKRAQEVDATTPNYEILCMIRDFRASLDYRPLTTEDLIEDHRICVCVRTRPLNKKELTLKDLDVITIPSKDVVMVHEPKQKVDLTRYLENQTFRFDYAFDDTSTNEMVYRFTARPLVETIFERGMATCFAYGQTGSGKTHTMGGDFSGKNQDCSKGIYALAARDVFLMLKKPIYKKLDLQVYATFFEIYSGKVFDLLNRKAKLRVLEDGKQQVQVVGLQEREVKCTEDVLKLIEMGNSCRTSGQTSANAHSSRSHAVFQIILRRRGKMHGKFSLIDLAGNERGADTSSADRQTRLEGAEINKSLLALKECIRALGRNKPHTPFRASKLTQVLRDSFIGENSRTCMIATISPGMASCENTLNTLRYANRVKELTIDPSAVMECRSGGHSVNQLDVLEAQWGVGSSPQRDDLKLLCEQNEEEVSPQLFTFHEVVSHLVEMEEQVLEDHRAVFQESIRWLEDEKVLLEMTEEVDYDVESFATQLEQILDQKIDVLTELRDKVKSFRSALQEEEQASKQINPKRPRAL, from the exons ATGGCAGCTGTGTTCGGCAAGCTCCAGATTGGCATTTATGTGGAGATCAAGCGCAGTGATG GCAGAGTACACCAGGCCATGGTGACATCACTGAATGAAGACAATGACAGTGTGACCGTGGAGTGGATTGAAAATGGAGACACAAAAGGGAAAGAG ATCGATTTGGAGAGCATCTTTGCACTGAATCCAGACATTGCGCCTGATGAGGAAATCGCACAAAGTCCAGAAACTCCTCCGCCCCCTGTGTCAAGTTCCATCAAAATCAACAAGATTCCCCAAAACAAG AATCGTCGAACAGTAGCTCCACCTAAAACTGAACCACCCGCAAGGGATAATCGAG GTACGACTCGAGCACGGCCGAGCCAACAGATTGAAGCACTTCCAGCTGCGCCTGCGCCACCTCCACCGATTCAAAACCAAACCCTACAGCAGAACG cTCGCAGGAAGTCCAACTGTGTGAAGGAGGTGGAGAaacttcaggagaaaagagagagaagacGATTGCAACAACAGGAGCTGAGAGAGAAGAGAGCACAG GAGGTCGATGCCACAACCCCTAATTATGAAATTCTGTGTATGATCCGAGACTTCAGAGCGAGTCTGGATTACAGGCCACTGACAACTGAGgatctg ATCGAGGACCACCggatatgtgtgtgcgtgcggaCACGCCCACTAAACAAGAAAG AGCTGACCTTGAAGGATCTTGACGTCATCACCATCCCCAGTAAAGACGTGGTGATGGTCCATGAACCCAAGCAGAAAGTGGATTTAACAAGATACCTGGAGAACCAGACGTTTCGTTTTGATTATGCTTTTGATGATACTTCGACAAATGAAATGGTTTACAG GTTTACCGCTCGACCGCTGGTTGAGACCATATTTGAGAGGGGAATGGCAACCTGTTTTGCTTACGGTCAAACGGGCAGTGGAAAAACTCAT ACAATGGGAGGAGATTTTTCAGGAAAGAATCAGGATTGCTCGAAAGGGATCTATGCACTTGCTG CACGGGATGTTTTCCTCATGTTAAAAAAACCTATCTACAAAAAGTTGGATCTTCAGGTTTATGCGACTTTCTTTGAAATTTACAGTGGGAAG GTGTTTGACCTTCTAAACAGGAAGGCGAAACTGCGTGTGTTGGAAGACGGTAAGCAGCAGGTTCAGGTTGTCGGGTTGCAAGAGAGAGAGGTCAAATGCACAGAGGATGTGCTCAAACTCATCGAGATGGGCAACAGCTGCAG AACATCTGGCCAGACCTCAGCTAACGCTCACTCGTCTCGCAGTCACGCCGTGTTTCAGATTATTCTCCGCAGGAGGGGCAAAATGCATGGCAAATTCTCTCTCATAGACCTGGCTGGAAATGAGCGAGGGGCGGACACGTCGAGTGCCGATCGGCAGACGCGACTCGAGGGGGCGGAAATCAACAAAAGTCTCCTGGCACTGAAG GAGTGCATTAGGGCTTTAGGTCGGAACAAACCACATACTCCGTTTAGAGCCAGTAAACTCACCCAGGTCTTACGAGATTCGTTCATCGGAGAGAACTCAAGAACATGTATG ATTGCAACAATCTCTCCTGGAATGGCGTCGTgtgaaaacacattaaacactTTGAGATACGCCAACAG GGTGAAGGAGTTGACCATTGACCCCAGTGCAGTGATGGAGTGTCGGTCCGGAGGTCACTCTGTCAATCAGCTGGACGTGTTGGAGGCTCAATGGGGAGTCGGCAGCTCTCCTCAGAGAGATGACCTCAAGCTGCTCTGTGAACAAAAT GAAGAAGAAGTGTCTCCACAGCTCTTTACCTTCCATGAGGTTGTGTCTCATCTAGTGGAGATGGAGGAACAGGTTCTGGAGGACCATCGGGCTGTGTTTCAG GAGTCCATACGTTGGCTGGAGGATGAGAAGGTGCTTTTGGAGATGACAGAGGAAGTGGATTATGATGTGGAGTCTTTCGCCACTCAACTCGAGCAAATTTTGGATCAAAAGATCGATGTGTTGACGGAGCTCAGAG ATAAAGTAAAGTCTTTCCGCTCTGCTCTTCAAGAGGAGGAACAGGCCAGTAAGCAGATAAACCCAAAACGTCCTCGAGCTCTGTAG
- the LOC127433701 gene encoding kinesin-like protein KIF2A isoform X2, which produces MAAVFGKLQIGIYVEIKRSDGRVHQAMVTSLNEDNDSVTVEWIENGDTKGKEIDLESIFALNPDIAPDEEIAQSPETPPPPVSSSIKINKIPQNKNRRTVAPPKTEPPARDNRGTTRARPSQQIEALPAAPAPPPPIQNQTLQQNARRKSNCVKEVEKLQEKRERRRLQQQELREKRAQEVDATTPNYEILCMIRDFRASLDYRPLTTEDLIEDHRICVCVRTRPLNKKELTLKDLDVITIPSKDVVMVHEPKQKVDLTRYLENQTFRFDYAFDDTSTNEMVYRFTARPLVETIFERGMATCFAYGQTGSGKTHTMGGDFSGKNQDCSKGIYALAARDVFLMLKKPIYKKLDLQVYATFFEIYSGKVFDLLNRKAKLRVLEDGKQQVQVVGLQEREVKCTEDVLKLIEMGNSCRTSGQTSANAHSSRSHAVFQIILRRRGKMHGKFSLIDLAGNERGADTSSADRQTRLEGAEINKSLLALKECIRALGRNKPHTPFRASKLTQVLRDSFIGENSRTCMIATISPGMASCENTLNTLRYANRVKEFGISPSDIPFSQGGGGRSELSPTYEVKELTIDPSAVMECRSGGHSVNQLDVLEAQWGVGSSPQRDDLKLLCEQNEEEVSPQLFTFHEVVSHLVEMEEQVLEDHRAVFQESIRWLEDEKVLLEMTEEVDYDVESFATQLEQILDQKIDVLTELRDKVKSFRSALQEEEQASKQINPKRPRAL; this is translated from the exons ATGGCAGCTGTGTTCGGCAAGCTCCAGATTGGCATTTATGTGGAGATCAAGCGCAGTGATG GCAGAGTACACCAGGCCATGGTGACATCACTGAATGAAGACAATGACAGTGTGACCGTGGAGTGGATTGAAAATGGAGACACAAAAGGGAAAGAG ATCGATTTGGAGAGCATCTTTGCACTGAATCCAGACATTGCGCCTGATGAGGAAATCGCACAAAGTCCAGAAACTCCTCCGCCCCCTGTGTCAAGTTCCATCAAAATCAACAAGATTCCCCAAAACAAG AATCGTCGAACAGTAGCTCCACCTAAAACTGAACCACCCGCAAGGGATAATCGAG GTACGACTCGAGCACGGCCGAGCCAACAGATTGAAGCACTTCCAGCTGCGCCTGCGCCACCTCCACCGATTCAAAACCAAACCCTACAGCAGAACG cTCGCAGGAAGTCCAACTGTGTGAAGGAGGTGGAGAaacttcaggagaaaagagagagaagacGATTGCAACAACAGGAGCTGAGAGAGAAGAGAGCACAG GAGGTCGATGCCACAACCCCTAATTATGAAATTCTGTGTATGATCCGAGACTTCAGAGCGAGTCTGGATTACAGGCCACTGACAACTGAGgatctg ATCGAGGACCACCggatatgtgtgtgcgtgcggaCACGCCCACTAAACAAGAAAG AGCTGACCTTGAAGGATCTTGACGTCATCACCATCCCCAGTAAAGACGTGGTGATGGTCCATGAACCCAAGCAGAAAGTGGATTTAACAAGATACCTGGAGAACCAGACGTTTCGTTTTGATTATGCTTTTGATGATACTTCGACAAATGAAATGGTTTACAG GTTTACCGCTCGACCGCTGGTTGAGACCATATTTGAGAGGGGAATGGCAACCTGTTTTGCTTACGGTCAAACGGGCAGTGGAAAAACTCAT ACAATGGGAGGAGATTTTTCAGGAAAGAATCAGGATTGCTCGAAAGGGATCTATGCACTTGCTG CACGGGATGTTTTCCTCATGTTAAAAAAACCTATCTACAAAAAGTTGGATCTTCAGGTTTATGCGACTTTCTTTGAAATTTACAGTGGGAAG GTGTTTGACCTTCTAAACAGGAAGGCGAAACTGCGTGTGTTGGAAGACGGTAAGCAGCAGGTTCAGGTTGTCGGGTTGCAAGAGAGAGAGGTCAAATGCACAGAGGATGTGCTCAAACTCATCGAGATGGGCAACAGCTGCAG AACATCTGGCCAGACCTCAGCTAACGCTCACTCGTCTCGCAGTCACGCCGTGTTTCAGATTATTCTCCGCAGGAGGGGCAAAATGCATGGCAAATTCTCTCTCATAGACCTGGCTGGAAATGAGCGAGGGGCGGACACGTCGAGTGCCGATCGGCAGACGCGACTCGAGGGGGCGGAAATCAACAAAAGTCTCCTGGCACTGAAG GAGTGCATTAGGGCTTTAGGTCGGAACAAACCACATACTCCGTTTAGAGCCAGTAAACTCACCCAGGTCTTACGAGATTCGTTCATCGGAGAGAACTCAAGAACATGTATG ATTGCAACAATCTCTCCTGGAATGGCGTCGTgtgaaaacacattaaacactTTGAGATACGCCAACAG AGTGAAGGAGTTTGGGATAAGCCCTTCAGACATTCCCTTCTCGCAGGGGGGCGGCGGTCGCTCTGAGCTCTCTCCTACCTATGA GGTGAAGGAGTTGACCATTGACCCCAGTGCAGTGATGGAGTGTCGGTCCGGAGGTCACTCTGTCAATCAGCTGGACGTGTTGGAGGCTCAATGGGGAGTCGGCAGCTCTCCTCAGAGAGATGACCTCAAGCTGCTCTGTGAACAAAAT GAAGAAGAAGTGTCTCCACAGCTCTTTACCTTCCATGAGGTTGTGTCTCATCTAGTGGAGATGGAGGAACAGGTTCTGGAGGACCATCGGGCTGTGTTTCAG GAGTCCATACGTTGGCTGGAGGATGAGAAGGTGCTTTTGGAGATGACAGAGGAAGTGGATTATGATGTGGAGTCTTTCGCCACTCAACTCGAGCAAATTTTGGATCAAAAGATCGATGTGTTGACGGAGCTCAGAG ATAAAGTAAAGTCTTTCCGCTCTGCTCTTCAAGAGGAGGAACAGGCCAGTAAGCAGATAAACCCAAAACGTCCTCGAGCTCTGTAG